The proteins below come from a single Jaculus jaculus isolate mJacJac1 chromosome X, mJacJac1.mat.Y.cur, whole genome shotgun sequence genomic window:
- the Nxf3 gene encoding nuclear RNA export factor 3: protein MSNRRHSSSSQQQTGDLASRNVYMKARRKVTPYAIPLHHQRSNLQEQDQRHINMEGESRPLEKKLEGKKQDGTSGSWFKVTIPFGIKYDEKWLMNLIQSHCSIPFTPVEFHYEKMQAHFFVVDASIAYELKSINDKILDDNNDKISIFVSPSDAPHSVQKELTSEKAEKIMLTQHKLCSHNQLTMNKQYDASQQILDRQILPFDRGCTVPSLNIHEENMTKHLSSNPSQYKPYELFGLPDTMLVASNIEILDVYKNEVESEGEMIKRKELGPGQICADRSSLHTTMPDKSRNINSILELFPKLLCLDGQGSLKPTICDTETCKTLPTGKGSFFGSEMLKNLVLQFLQQYYMIYDYGDRQSLLSTYHDEACFSLTVNFSSIESSLSSLCEYYKYSRNIKTLSDSYVRRQLLKHKKHNIVDSLCALPKTQHDFTSFIVDMCFQTETMLCFSVNGVFKELEGRSHGYIRAFNRTFITTISSSSSLCIINDKLFIKDAQRTSSAFISIDTPSPSSSYVPTLSLEHQGLVQSFYIQSRTDLHRSQKKKI, encoded by the exons TGGAGATCTAGCATCAAGAAATGTCTACATGAAAGCTAGAAGAAAAGT CACTCCCTATGCCATCCCACTCCATCATCAGAGAAGCAACTTGCAGGAACAAGACCAACGTCATATTAACATGGAGGGAGAATCAAGACCTCTAGAGAAAAAACTGGAGGGAAAGAAGCAGGATGGGACCTCAGGAAGCTGGTTCAAAGTCACA ATTCCTTTTGGCATAAAATATGATGAGAAATGGCTGATGAATTTGATTCAGAGCCACTGCAGTATCCCTTTCACTCCAGTAGAG TTTCATTATGAGAAAATGCAGGCCCATTTTTTTGTGGTGGATGCTAGCATTGCCTATGAATTGAAGAGTATCAATGACAAGATTCTGGATGATAACAATGATAAA ATATCAATCTTTGTCAGCCCATCTGATGCACCACACTCTGTGCAGAAAGAGCTGACATCagaaaaggcagagaaaataaTGTTGACTCAACATAAGTTGTGCTCCCACAACCAG CTGACCATGAACAAACAATATGATGCTTCTCAGCAAATTCTTGATAGGCAGATACTCCCTTTTGATAGAG GGTGTACAGTTCCTTCCCTGAATATCCATGAAGAGAACATGACCAAG CATTTGTCTTCAAATCCAAGTCAGTACAAACCTTACGAGCTATTTGGCCTGCCTGATACTATGCTAGTGGCCTCCAATATTGAAATCCTGGATGTGTACAAAAATGAG GTGGAATCTGAAGGAGAGATGATCAAGAGGAAAGAGCTGGGGCCAGGACAGATATGTGCAGACAGAAGTTCCCTTCATACCACCATGCCGGATAAGTCTAGAAACATAAA TTCTATTCTGGAATTGTTTCCCAAATTATTGTGCTTG GATGGCCAGGGATCACTTAAACCAACTATCTGTGACACTGAAACCTGTAAGACCTTACCAACTGGCAAG GGCAGTTTCTTTGGATCTGAGATGTTAAAGAATCTGGTCCTACAATTCCTGCAGCA GTATTACATGATCTATGACTATGGAGATCGACAAAGTCTCCTCAGTACTTACCACGATGAGGCGTGTTTCTCCTTAACTGTTAACTTCAGCTCTATAGAATCAAGCCT tagcaGCTTGTGCGAGTACTACAAATATAGCAGGAATATTAAGACTCTCAGTGATTCTT atGTGAGGAGGCAGCTTCTGAAGCACAAGAAACACAACATTGTTGATTCTCTCTGTGCATTGCCCAAAACTCAGCATGACTTCACCTCCTTTATAGTAGACATGTGTTTCCAGACA gaaacgaTGCTCTGCTTTTCTGTCAATGGAGTATTTAAGGAAT TGGAAGGAAGGTCTCATGGATATATTCGTGCCTTCAACCGGACATTCATCACTACCATCAGcagcagttcaag CCTTTGCATCATCAATGACAAGCTGTTTATAAAAGATGCCCAAAGAACTTCAAGTGCCTTCATCTCCATAGATACACCTTCACCTTCCTCCAGTTATGTGCCTACCCTCTCCCTGGAGCATCAGGGTCTGGTGCAATCTTTCTACATCCAATCCAGGACAGATCTCCACAGGTCTCAGAA GAAAAAGATATGA